The genomic DNA CTGATTTCTATGACGGGGGCGTTTCATGCCTGGCCGTCATTAACTTTCAAGGAGTGATTCAGATGCCGAAAATCAAAACCAACCGGGGCGCCGCCAAGCGTTTCAGCAAGACCGGCACCGGTAAAATTCGTCGCAGCAAGGCGTATAAGCGCCACATTCTCACCAAGAAGAGCGCCAAGCGCAAGCGTAACCTGCGTGGCGGGGCCATTGTGGACAGTCGCGATC from Geoalkalibacter sp. includes the following:
- the rpmI gene encoding 50S ribosomal protein L35, with protein sequence MPKIKTNRGAAKRFSKTGTGKIRRSKAYKRHILTKKSAKRKRNLRGGAIVDSRDHANVSRLIPYL